One genomic window of Halorubrum hochsteinianum includes the following:
- a CDS encoding HesB/IscA family protein — MSTEPADTGTEGNDPAIEVTPDAAEEALSLLEGEGLDTDIAGLRLFVQQGGCAGLSYGMRFDTEPEEDDLVVEHHGLRVFVDPASRNYIGGSTLDYEHGLQAAGFEVENPNVVSECGCGESFRT; from the coding sequence ATGAGTACCGAACCGGCCGACACCGGGACCGAGGGGAACGACCCGGCGATCGAGGTCACGCCGGACGCCGCCGAGGAGGCGCTCTCGCTGTTGGAAGGCGAGGGGCTCGACACGGACATCGCCGGACTGCGGCTGTTCGTCCAGCAGGGCGGCTGCGCGGGGCTGTCGTACGGGATGCGCTTCGACACCGAACCGGAGGAGGACGACCTCGTCGTGGAACACCACGGGCTTCGGGTGTTCGTCGACCCCGCGAGCCGCAACTACATCGGCGGCAGCACGCTCGACTACGAACACGGGCTTCAGGCCGCGGGCTTCGAGGTCGAGAACCCCAACGTCGTCTCCGAGTGCGGCTGCGGCGAGTCGTTCCGGACGTAA
- a CDS encoding DUF5822 domain-containing protein, giving the protein MQPVERAEYEGVDYAWVMQTTFVVTILVGAPVVAVLSTLVTLESWGARAAFAVRVGAPIWFVTAVTVALYARRTEAGDGGGESGDDGDGPDDTDEDDARDETGDAAAADELDDARDADDPAADAPPGDAPTEAEKGD; this is encoded by the coding sequence GTGCAACCAGTCGAGCGGGCCGAGTACGAGGGAGTCGACTACGCGTGGGTGATGCAGACGACGTTCGTCGTCACCATCCTCGTCGGCGCGCCCGTCGTGGCCGTGCTGTCGACGCTCGTGACGCTGGAGTCGTGGGGCGCGCGCGCCGCGTTCGCGGTCCGCGTCGGCGCGCCCATCTGGTTCGTCACCGCGGTGACCGTCGCGCTGTACGCGAGGCGGACGGAGGCCGGCGATGGGGGCGGCGAGTCCGGCGACGACGGCGACGGGCCCGATGACACCGACGAGGACGACGCCCGCGACGAGACCGGCGACGCCGCCGCCGCCGACGAACTTGACGACGCCCGCGACGCTGACGACCCGGCGGCGGACGCTCCGCCGGGCGACGCGCCGACCGAAGCGGAGAAAGGCGACTGA
- a CDS encoding DUF5816 domain-containing protein, producing the protein MTLEATTTPSGERVYTDRSRTERGADGPFYLVFADEAGESRWGFRCGNCESLDTAMDTMGRIQCTECGNLRKPDEWDAAHE; encoded by the coding sequence ATGACTCTGGAAGCGACGACGACGCCGAGCGGCGAGCGGGTGTACACCGACCGGTCGCGCACCGAGCGCGGCGCGGACGGTCCCTTCTATCTGGTGTTCGCGGACGAGGCGGGCGAGTCGCGCTGGGGGTTCCGCTGCGGCAACTGCGAGTCGCTCGACACCGCGATGGACACGATGGGCCGGATCCAGTGTACCGAGTGCGGCAACCTCCGGAAGCCGGACGAGTGGGACGCCGCCCACGAGTGA
- the phnE gene encoding phosphonate ABC transporter, permease protein PhnE, with the protein MATGQRTWRRPTAFGRREFKWAAYLAVVGFFLWSAWGIGADPARIASGFGRGLTLLGDFFPPDATPRQARRIVDKMVESVAMAMISTVTGIALSVPVAFMAAENLSPKPLYYLNRGFISLSRALNAIIVAILVVKAVGLGPLAGIITITFKTVGFFAKLLAEDLEDIDMGSVDAVRATGASPVQTLAYGVVPQIIPRFAGLSVYRWDINIRTSTVVGIVGAGGIGSVLLTAFNRYSHQYVSAILVAIVAVVLVAEGVSAVVRRRYQ; encoded by the coding sequence ATGGCGACGGGACAGCGCACCTGGCGGCGACCGACCGCGTTCGGCCGGCGGGAGTTCAAGTGGGCGGCGTACCTCGCGGTCGTCGGCTTCTTCCTCTGGTCGGCGTGGGGGATCGGTGCCGACCCGGCGCGGATCGCCAGCGGCTTCGGCCGGGGGCTGACGCTGCTCGGCGACTTCTTCCCGCCGGACGCGACCCCGCGGCAGGCCCGGCGGATCGTCGACAAGATGGTCGAGAGCGTCGCCATGGCGATGATCTCGACGGTCACCGGGATCGCCCTCAGCGTCCCGGTCGCGTTCATGGCGGCGGAGAACCTCTCCCCGAAGCCGCTGTACTACCTCAACCGCGGGTTCATCTCGCTGTCGCGGGCGCTCAACGCCATCATCGTCGCCATCCTCGTCGTGAAGGCGGTCGGGCTCGGGCCGCTCGCCGGGATCATCACGATCACGTTCAAGACGGTCGGTTTCTTCGCGAAACTGCTCGCCGAGGACTTGGAGGACATCGACATGGGGAGCGTCGACGCCGTGCGGGCGACGGGAGCGTCTCCGGTCCAGACGCTCGCGTACGGCGTCGTCCCGCAGATAATTCCGCGGTTCGCGGGCCTCAGCGTCTACCGCTGGGACATCAACATCCGCACCTCGACGGTCGTCGGCATCGTCGGCGCGGGCGGCATCGGCTCGGTGCTGCTCACCGCGTTCAACCGCTACTCCCACCAGTACGTCTCCGCCATCCTCGTGGCGATCGTCGCGGTCGTCCTCGTCGCCGAGGGGGTCAGCGCGGTCGTCAGACGGAGGTACCAATGA
- a CDS encoding acyl-CoA dehydrogenase family protein, producing the protein MTGARVGSALTDEQAAVRDLVREFAAEEVRPTAAEADETETFPEGVWDGLAELGLTGLTTPEEYGGFGADETTYAVVNEELAHGSLAVATALSVHCLATSCIAEFGTEAQRERWLPEMAESGRPVGMFCLSEPQAGSNPAQMSTTATYDPATDEYALNGEKQWITNGKRGGVAIVFAKAVDEDRDPDDGAITQFLVPADADGFEVGGKEEKLGLRASDTTGITFDDCRVPAENRLTEPGGGLSAAFRTLTEGRIGIAAQAVGVAQAALDEAKSYAEEREQFDRPIADIQTIRHKIAEMATDVSAARLLVREACRQAEAGEDYRVAASKAKYRASEAAMSVTNEAVQIHGGYGYTTEFDVERLYRDAKITEIYEGTTEIQKTIVARGVLGE; encoded by the coding sequence ATGACCGGAGCACGCGTCGGCTCGGCGCTCACCGACGAACAGGCGGCGGTCCGCGACCTCGTCCGCGAGTTCGCGGCCGAGGAGGTCCGGCCGACGGCGGCCGAGGCGGACGAGACGGAGACGTTCCCCGAAGGGGTGTGGGACGGGCTGGCGGAGCTCGGCCTCACCGGGCTGACGACTCCCGAGGAGTACGGCGGGTTCGGCGCGGACGAGACGACCTACGCGGTCGTCAACGAGGAGCTGGCGCACGGGTCGCTCGCGGTCGCGACCGCCCTCTCCGTCCACTGCCTCGCGACCTCCTGTATCGCCGAGTTCGGGACGGAAGCGCAGCGCGAGCGGTGGCTGCCGGAGATGGCCGAGTCCGGTCGCCCGGTCGGCATGTTCTGTCTCTCGGAGCCGCAGGCGGGGTCGAACCCCGCCCAGATGTCGACGACCGCGACGTACGACCCCGCGACCGACGAGTACGCGCTGAACGGCGAGAAGCAGTGGATCACGAACGGGAAACGCGGCGGGGTGGCGATCGTCTTCGCGAAGGCGGTTGACGAGGACCGCGACCCCGACGACGGCGCGATCACGCAGTTCCTCGTCCCCGCCGACGCGGACGGGTTCGAGGTCGGCGGGAAGGAGGAGAAGCTCGGCCTCCGGGCGTCGGACACGACCGGGATCACCTTCGACGACTGCCGGGTCCCGGCCGAGAACCGGCTCACGGAGCCGGGCGGCGGGCTGTCGGCCGCGTTCCGGACGCTCACCGAGGGGCGGATCGGGATCGCTGCGCAGGCCGTCGGCGTCGCGCAGGCCGCGCTCGACGAGGCGAAATCGTACGCCGAGGAGCGCGAGCAGTTCGACCGGCCGATCGCGGACATCCAGACGATCCGCCACAAGATCGCGGAGATGGCGACGGACGTGTCGGCCGCGCGGCTGCTCGTCCGCGAGGCGTGTCGGCAGGCGGAGGCGGGCGAGGACTACCGCGTCGCCGCCTCGAAGGCGAAGTACCGCGCCAGCGAGGCCGCGATGTCGGTGACGAACGAGGCGGTCCAGATCCACGGCGGCTACGGCTACACGACCGAGTTCGACGTCGAGCGCCTCTACCGCGACGCGAAGATCACGGAGATCTACGAGGGGACGACCGAGATCCAGAAGACGATCGTCGCCCGCGGGGTGCTCGGCGAGTGA
- the phnD gene encoding phosphate/phosphite/phosphonate ABC transporter substrate-binding protein, which yields MSDDTDGRRESSSRRRFLLAGGAAALTGLAGCSGGSGSTGGDGDSGGDGASSSASGNSGDGESGESGDPMLADASAFDPESPNWEENNYLSTPLIDAGYERGSRADLESMGSREVDEVPHGDPVRETPDDESEWLEPDTLVFTESPSEDVQGRYEEDFQAVFDRIEEETGLPVEYNRVNSYAASVEAMRSERAHIANFSTGTTCFAVNLAGAVPFAAGIAPDGSFGYRLFATTRADADGIQSVSDFANDDVRMAHAEPASNSGHQAPSALFDQYFDVTAGEDYEINFSGGHSQTTRGIAAGDYDAGPICSTCFLDTVEADSNLRFDDFKVVWASNPFPNGPVAYRYNLHPDIQEGIRAAWLDSDFAGTTYAERTGYEEYVPIEYRRHWYDIMVIQRYNDVEYTQGALSE from the coding sequence ATGTCGGACGACACCGACGGACGGCGCGAATCGAGTTCCAGGCGGCGGTTCCTTCTGGCCGGGGGCGCGGCGGCGCTCACCGGGCTCGCCGGGTGCTCCGGCGGCTCGGGGAGCACCGGCGGCGACGGTGATTCCGGGGGCGACGGCGCGTCCAGCAGCGCCAGCGGGAACTCCGGCGACGGCGAGTCCGGGGAGTCCGGCGACCCGATGCTGGCGGACGCGAGCGCGTTCGACCCCGAGAGCCCGAACTGGGAGGAGAACAACTACCTCTCGACGCCCCTCATCGACGCCGGCTACGAGCGCGGGAGCCGCGCGGATCTGGAGAGCATGGGGAGCCGCGAGGTCGACGAGGTCCCCCACGGCGACCCGGTTCGGGAGACCCCCGACGACGAGAGCGAGTGGCTCGAACCGGACACGCTCGTCTTCACCGAGAGCCCGAGCGAGGACGTCCAGGGCCGCTACGAGGAGGACTTCCAGGCGGTCTTCGACCGCATCGAGGAGGAGACGGGCCTCCCGGTCGAGTACAACCGCGTCAACAGCTACGCGGCGTCCGTGGAGGCCATGCGCTCCGAGCGCGCCCACATCGCGAACTTCTCGACGGGGACGACCTGCTTCGCGGTCAACCTCGCCGGGGCGGTCCCGTTCGCGGCCGGCATCGCGCCGGACGGCTCCTTCGGCTACCGGCTGTTCGCGACGACGCGCGCCGACGCCGACGGCATCCAGAGCGTCTCGGACTTCGCGAACGACGACGTGCGGATGGCCCACGCGGAGCCGGCGTCGAACTCCGGCCACCAGGCCCCCTCGGCGCTGTTCGACCAGTACTTCGACGTGACCGCCGGCGAGGACTACGAGATCAACTTCTCCGGCGGCCACTCCCAGACGACGCGCGGCATCGCCGCCGGCGACTACGACGCCGGCCCGATCTGTTCGACCTGCTTCCTCGACACCGTCGAGGCCGACAGCAACCTGCGCTTCGACGACTTCAAAGTGGTCTGGGCGTCGAACCCGTTCCCGAACGGCCCGGTCGCGTACCGCTACAACCTCCACCCCGATATCCAGGAGGGGATCCGGGCGGCGTGGCTCGACTCGGACTTCGCCGGGACGACGTACGCGGAGCGCACCGGCTACGAGGAGTACGTCCCCATCGAGTACCGGCGGCACTGGTACGACATCATGGTCATCCAGCGGTACAACGACGTCGAGTACACGCAGGGCGCGCTGAGCGAGTGA
- a CDS encoding dodecin, with protein sequence MVFKKITLIGTSEESFDAAADDALDRAEDTLDNVYWAEVEEFGVELQGDADREYQAEVEVAFELEG encoded by the coding sequence ATGGTGTTCAAGAAGATCACGCTGATCGGGACGAGCGAGGAGAGCTTCGACGCCGCGGCCGACGACGCCCTCGACCGCGCCGAGGACACCCTCGATAACGTGTACTGGGCCGAGGTGGAGGAGTTCGGGGTCGAGCTACAGGGGGACGCCGACCGCGAGTATCAGGCCGAAGTCGAGGTCGCGTTCGAGCTGGAGGGCTGA
- a CDS encoding alanyl-tRNA editing protein, with amino-acid sequence MTASRAPAEPTVRDFEATVESVHGREIVLDETYFYPESGGQPADRGTLDGHLVDDVVERDGVVVHSLDADPEALSLAAGDAVTGLIDDAFRTYCARAHTASHVLYGAARRIADDLGYAGFDISETKVRVDLTTAEPLGDGDLIELERLANRAVWDSLPVSWETHSAEDARDIDGIAFNTKTEEGAMSDGAVRVVTVGGASPAGDDETPDAEPWDVAACGGTHVSNTAEIGPVAVLDRSNPGEGVTRVEFAVGPTAIDEIGAVHAAALDAATTLDARVGDLPDAVARLREEADRLEADLRDAREELLAARLRDLPTAEVDGARWAIGTVDDADPNELREPAAEALAAGAGDAGDGPDALAAVGTGDAPFVVVAVADDAAGDAGIDAGEVVDAVTDEFGGGGGGGPTFAQGGGLDADPAAVAAWLRER; translated from the coding sequence ATGACCGCTTCACGCGCACCGGCCGAGCCGACGGTCCGGGACTTCGAAGCGACGGTCGAGTCCGTCCACGGCCGCGAGATCGTCCTCGACGAGACGTACTTCTACCCCGAGTCCGGCGGCCAGCCGGCCGACAGGGGGACGCTCGACGGCCACCTCGTCGACGACGTGGTCGAGCGCGACGGCGTCGTCGTCCACTCGCTCGATGCCGACCCGGAGGCCCTCTCGCTCGCGGCCGGCGACGCGGTGACGGGGCTGATCGACGACGCGTTCCGCACCTACTGCGCCCGCGCCCACACCGCCTCGCACGTGCTGTACGGAGCCGCGCGCCGGATCGCCGACGACCTCGGCTACGCCGGCTTCGACATCTCCGAGACGAAGGTCCGCGTCGACCTGACGACCGCCGAGCCGCTGGGCGACGGCGACCTGATCGAGTTGGAGCGGCTCGCCAACCGTGCCGTCTGGGACTCGCTGCCCGTCTCGTGGGAGACCCACTCGGCCGAAGACGCGCGCGATATCGACGGGATCGCCTTCAACACGAAGACGGAGGAGGGCGCGATGAGCGACGGCGCGGTCCGCGTCGTGACCGTCGGCGGCGCGAGCCCGGCGGGGGACGACGAGACCCCGGACGCCGAGCCGTGGGACGTCGCCGCCTGCGGTGGCACCCACGTCTCGAACACCGCGGAGATCGGCCCGGTCGCGGTGCTGGACCGGTCGAACCCCGGCGAGGGCGTCACGCGCGTCGAGTTCGCCGTCGGCCCGACGGCGATAGACGAGATCGGCGCGGTCCACGCCGCGGCGCTCGACGCCGCGACGACGCTCGACGCACGCGTCGGCGACCTCCCGGACGCGGTCGCCCGCCTCCGAGAGGAGGCCGATCGGCTGGAGGCCGACCTGCGGGACGCCCGCGAGGAGCTGCTCGCGGCCCGGCTGCGCGACCTGCCGACCGCCGAGGTCGACGGCGCGCGGTGGGCGATCGGTACGGTCGACGACGCCGACCCGAACGAGCTCCGGGAGCCGGCCGCCGAGGCGCTCGCCGCGGGGGCGGGAGACGCCGGCGACGGTCCCGACGCCCTCGCCGCGGTCGGAACGGGTGACGCCCCGTTCGTCGTAGTCGCGGTCGCGGACGACGCCGCGGGCGACGCCGGGATCGACGCGGGCGAGGTCGTCGACGCGGTCACCGACGAGTTCGGCGGCGGCGGGGGCGGGGGCCCGACGTTCGCGCAGGGCGGCGGGCTCGACGCCGACCCCGCGGCGGTCGCGGCGTGGCTCCGGGAGCGATGA
- a CDS encoding DUF7116 family protein: MATASIPPTTEARDVFRELGYTVSEGGREFVAERKWRRVLVTVLCLDDDDLDPYLADGGETPRLRCFVTWRDRAADLQERLVSAKPPYDWAVIGVDRDGEDFAVMEGAPGSP; encoded by the coding sequence ATGGCCACTGCGAGCATCCCCCCGACGACCGAGGCCAGAGACGTCTTCCGCGAACTGGGATACACCGTCTCCGAGGGCGGACGAGAGTTCGTCGCGGAACGCAAGTGGCGGCGCGTGCTCGTGACGGTGTTGTGTCTCGACGACGACGACCTCGACCCGTATCTCGCAGACGGGGGCGAGACACCGCGACTCCGGTGTTTCGTGACGTGGCGCGACCGCGCAGCCGACCTCCAAGAGCGGCTCGTCTCCGCGAAGCCGCCCTACGACTGGGCGGTCATCGGGGTCGACCGCGACGGCGAGGACTTCGCCGTGATGGAAGGCGCGCCGGGCAGTCCGTAG
- a CDS encoding AIR synthase family protein: MTGKLGPDALAAALAATGADDPAVRQGPAYGEDAAAIDLAGSGETLVVAADPLSLAAESVGALAVHVACNDVAASGADPRWLTHTLFLPDDDPDRLRAVAEQVDATASDLGCAVVGGHTEVLPALDRPLCSMTAMGTTDRFVSSGGAEPGDRLLLTKGAAVEATAILATDFRAECLDAGVPAATLDSAAEFLDDVSVVPDAAAVRDAVTALHDPTEGGVTTALVEMSAASGAVFAVERDAVPVRPETRACCDALGVDPLRTFASGALLAAVPPSRVDGALDALDDAGIEAGEVGTVESPADGDAGPGAVRIDGETVTEPPRDELYPLWEAREPEE, encoded by the coding sequence ATGACCGGGAAGCTCGGTCCCGACGCCCTCGCGGCCGCGCTCGCGGCGACCGGCGCGGACGACCCGGCGGTGCGGCAGGGACCCGCCTACGGCGAGGACGCGGCCGCGATCGATCTGGCCGGCTCCGGCGAGACGCTCGTCGTCGCGGCCGACCCCCTGTCGCTGGCGGCGGAGTCGGTCGGGGCGCTGGCGGTCCACGTCGCCTGTAACGACGTGGCCGCGAGCGGGGCCGACCCGCGGTGGCTCACCCACACGCTGTTCCTCCCGGACGACGACCCGGACCGGCTCCGGGCCGTCGCCGAGCAGGTCGACGCGACCGCGAGCGACCTCGGCTGCGCGGTCGTCGGGGGCCACACCGAGGTGTTACCGGCGCTCGACCGCCCGCTCTGCTCGATGACAGCGATGGGGACGACGGACCGCTTCGTGTCGAGCGGCGGCGCGGAGCCGGGCGACCGACTCCTCCTCACGAAGGGGGCGGCGGTCGAGGCGACGGCGATCCTCGCGACCGACTTCCGGGCGGAGTGTCTCGACGCGGGGGTCCCGGCCGCCACGCTCGATTCGGCGGCGGAGTTCCTCGACGACGTGAGCGTCGTCCCGGACGCGGCCGCGGTCCGCGACGCCGTCACCGCGCTCCACGACCCGACCGAGGGGGGCGTGACCACCGCCCTCGTCGAGATGTCGGCTGCGAGCGGGGCCGTCTTCGCGGTCGAGCGCGACGCGGTCCCGGTCCGGCCCGAGACCCGGGCCTGCTGTGACGCGCTCGGCGTCGACCCCCTTCGGACGTTCGCCTCCGGCGCGCTGCTGGCGGCGGTCCCGCCGAGCCGGGTCGACGGCGCGCTCGACGCGCTCGACGACGCCGGGATCGAGGCGGGGGAGGTCGGCACGGTCGAGTCGCCCGCGGACGGCGACGCCGGGCCCGGAGCCGTTCGGATCGACGGCGAGACCGTCACGGAGCCGCCGCGGGACGAACTGTACCCGCTCTGGGAGGCGCGCGAGCCCGAGGAATAG
- the phnE gene encoding phosphonate ABC transporter, permease protein PhnE: protein MSEVDAARSWRRFDRRRRIGRFVGVLAALVVFAASWRFLDMGITNVETVPREIRDLLTRMYPPDFAYAPEIVDPLVETVHIAALGTLGALVLAVPVALLAAENTTPNAVTYWLGKLIVTVSRSVNTIVWALIFVVVFGSGPLAGAVAIAFRSVGFLGKLLGEEIEEIDFGQVEAVRAAGASSTQVLLYGILPQVKPALVGLSVYRWDINVRDSTILGFVGAGGIGVQLFRAVNAFAWQSVATILIVILAVVLVSEGISASARRMTR from the coding sequence ATGAGCGAGGTCGACGCCGCGCGCTCGTGGCGACGCTTCGACCGCCGCCGCCGGATCGGCCGGTTCGTCGGCGTCCTCGCCGCGCTCGTCGTCTTCGCCGCCTCGTGGCGGTTCCTCGACATGGGGATCACGAACGTCGAGACGGTCCCGCGCGAGATCCGCGACCTCCTCACGCGGATGTACCCGCCCGACTTCGCGTACGCCCCGGAGATCGTCGACCCGCTCGTCGAGACGGTCCACATCGCGGCGCTCGGAACGCTCGGGGCCTTGGTGCTGGCGGTCCCGGTCGCGCTGCTCGCCGCCGAGAACACGACGCCGAACGCGGTCACCTACTGGCTCGGCAAGCTGATCGTCACCGTGAGCCGGTCGGTGAACACGATCGTCTGGGCGCTGATATTCGTCGTTGTGTTCGGCAGCGGGCCCCTCGCGGGCGCGGTCGCCATCGCCTTCCGGTCGGTCGGGTTCCTCGGAAAGCTGCTCGGCGAGGAGATAGAGGAGATCGACTTCGGGCAGGTCGAGGCGGTCCGCGCCGCCGGCGCGTCGTCGACGCAGGTGCTGTTGTACGGGATCCTCCCGCAGGTGAAGCCGGCGCTCGTCGGGCTCAGCGTCTACCGGTGGGACATCAACGTCCGCGACTCGACGATCCTCGGGTTCGTCGGCGCGGGCGGGATCGGCGTCCAGCTGTTCCGCGCCGTCAACGCCTTCGCGTGGCAGTCGGTCGCGACGATCCTGATCGTGATCCTCGCCGTCGTCCTCGTCAGCGAGGGGATCTCGGCGTCCGCACGGAGGATGACCCGATGA
- a CDS encoding HAD family hydrolase, with translation MTPVGDDTTTLVGDDAAILFDMDGVVLEGRETDPAVRSRALDDVLADRGLTASGALRRPLERAPYDEAFRAACDELGVDAPAFFRAREERTAERAVARLSAGARRLHRDVDALDELTEGARIGLVSNNYHPTVEFVVDHFRLDAFSFVRGRDLGPDGFRRRKPDPHYLNEALDALGAAGGLYVGDRATDVIAAERAGLDSAFLRRDHNADRDLDVEPTVEIGSLRDLVEFVDAGSVDSAAADSAATDSAATDPPGDTP, from the coding sequence ATGACGCCCGTCGGCGACGACACGACGACGCTCGTCGGCGACGACGCGGCGATCCTCTTCGACATGGACGGCGTGGTTCTCGAAGGCCGGGAGACCGACCCGGCGGTCCGCTCGCGCGCGCTCGACGACGTCCTCGCCGACCGCGGGCTGACCGCGTCGGGGGCGCTCCGCCGGCCGCTGGAGCGCGCCCCTTACGACGAGGCGTTCCGGGCCGCCTGCGACGAGCTCGGCGTCGACGCCCCGGCGTTCTTCCGGGCGCGCGAGGAGCGGACCGCCGAGCGCGCCGTCGCGCGCCTCTCGGCCGGGGCGAGGCGGCTCCACCGCGACGTGGACGCCCTCGACGAGCTGACCGAGGGCGCGCGGATCGGACTCGTCAGCAACAACTACCACCCGACCGTCGAGTTCGTCGTCGACCACTTCCGGCTCGACGCGTTCTCGTTCGTCCGCGGCCGCGACCTCGGTCCGGACGGCTTCCGGCGGCGGAAGCCGGACCCGCACTACCTGAACGAGGCGCTCGACGCGCTCGGCGCGGCCGGCGGCCTCTACGTCGGCGACCGCGCGACCGACGTGATCGCCGCCGAGCGCGCCGGCCTCGACAGCGCGTTCCTCAGGCGCGACCACAACGCTGACCGCGACCTCGACGTGGAGCCCACCGTCGAGATCGGGAGCCTCCGCGACCTCGTCGAGTTCGTCGACGCCGGGTCGGTCGACTCCGCGGCGGCCGACTCCGCGGCGACCGACTCCGCGGCGACCGACCCGCCCGGCGACACGCCCTGA
- a CDS encoding HAD family hydrolase, which translates to MTDSVGARLADYEAVVYDLDGTLVELAVDWDAVAEAALDVYAEHARIPPTEELWKLLGAADEYGIRDEVEEAIAVHERAGARDSARLPLGDRLRTVTGDSGGHPPAGVCSLNCEAACRVAVETHGLGDALVSRAILGRDSVGSHKPDPESLLASIDRLGGTPETALFVGDSRPDAVAAERGGVDFAWVSDLLAE; encoded by the coding sequence GTGACCGACTCGGTCGGGGCCCGGCTCGCCGACTACGAGGCGGTCGTCTACGACCTCGACGGGACGCTCGTCGAGCTCGCGGTCGACTGGGACGCCGTCGCGGAGGCGGCCCTCGACGTGTACGCGGAACACGCCCGCATCCCGCCGACGGAGGAGCTGTGGAAGCTGCTCGGCGCGGCCGACGAGTACGGCATCCGGGACGAGGTCGAGGAGGCGATCGCCGTCCACGAGCGGGCCGGGGCCCGCGACTCCGCGCGCCTCCCGCTCGGCGACCGGCTGCGGACGGTCACCGGCGACTCCGGCGGTCACCCCCCGGCGGGCGTCTGCTCGCTCAACTGCGAGGCGGCGTGTCGGGTCGCGGTCGAGACGCACGGGCTCGGCGACGCCCTGGTCTCTCGGGCGATCCTCGGCCGCGACTCCGTCGGGAGCCACAAGCCGGACCCGGAGTCGCTGCTCGCGTCGATAGACCGGCTCGGCGGGACCCCCGAGACCGCGCTGTTCGTCGGCGACTCGCGGCCCGACGCGGTCGCCGCCGAGCGCGGCGGCGTCGACTTCGCGTGGGTCTCCGACCTGCTCGCCGAGTAG
- the phnC gene encoding phosphonate ABC transporter ATP-binding protein codes for MTLNVTDLRKTYESGDEALKGVDLSVGGSETTAMIGPSGAGKSTFIRCVNRLTEPTSGTVELDGTDLTALDDDGLRAARRDIGMIFQEYNLVERLTVMENVLTGRLGYVSAWRAFRRNFPPEDVERAYEILERVGLGDMENKRVDELSGGQRQRVGIARAVVQQPKILLVDEPTSSLDPETSNTVMRLLTEIAAEREVPVLINIHEVDLAVEHADRIVGLHDGEVVFEGSASELDEGALDRVYRGGDPPASRGSDASGEDAPVGDGSDGGPLVGDGVVSTDGHAPERPTSGGS; via the coding sequence ATGACGCTCAACGTGACCGACCTGCGGAAGACGTACGAGTCGGGCGACGAGGCGCTGAAGGGCGTCGACCTCTCGGTCGGCGGCAGCGAGACGACCGCGATGATCGGCCCGAGCGGTGCCGGGAAGAGCACCTTCATCAGGTGCGTCAACCGGCTCACGGAGCCGACCTCGGGGACGGTCGAACTCGACGGGACCGACCTGACCGCCCTCGACGACGACGGGCTCCGCGCGGCGCGCCGCGACATCGGGATGATCTTCCAGGAGTACAACCTCGTCGAGCGGCTCACCGTGATGGAGAACGTGCTCACCGGGCGGCTCGGCTACGTCTCCGCGTGGCGCGCCTTCCGTCGGAACTTCCCGCCCGAGGACGTCGAGCGCGCCTACGAGATCCTGGAGCGCGTCGGCCTCGGCGACATGGAGAACAAGCGCGTCGACGAGCTGTCGGGCGGCCAGCGCCAGCGCGTCGGCATCGCCCGCGCCGTCGTCCAGCAGCCGAAGATCCTCCTCGTCGACGAGCCGACCTCCAGCCTCGACCCCGAGACGTCGAACACGGTGATGCGGCTGCTCACCGAGATTGCCGCCGAGCGCGAGGTCCCCGTGCTGATCAACATCCACGAGGTGGACCTCGCGGTCGAACACGCCGACCGGATCGTCGGGCTCCACGACGGCGAGGTCGTCTTCGAGGGGTCGGCGAGCGAACTGGACGAGGGGGCGCTCGACCGGGTGTACCGCGGCGGCGACCCGCCGGCGTCGCGCGGCTCGGATGCGTCCGGGGAGGACGCGCCGGTCGGCGACGGCTCCGACGGCGGCCCGCTCGTCGGCGACGGCGTCGTCTCGACGGACGGACACGCGCCGGAGCGACCGACTTCGGGTGGGTCCTGA